One part of the Tenacibaculum sp. 190130A14a genome encodes these proteins:
- a CDS encoding SAM-dependent methyltransferase has translation MRGKLYLIPTTLGDTEPLEVIPLSVKKVIEHLNYFIVENEKSARRFIKKITPSKSQPSLELRLLDKYSDEFETQNYLDICEEGVSVGLLSEAGVPAVADPGASIVKLAHQKGIQVVPLVGPSSILMAMMASGMNGQNFAFNGYLPIDKGDRKKAIKELERFSKDKNQSQMFIETPYRNEKMLDDLRAVLSPETRVCVACDITLPSEYIKTLSVKEWKKTKTDLHKRPTIFIIHK, from the coding sequence GAAAACTGTATTTGATACCCACTACATTAGGTGATACTGAGCCGTTAGAGGTAATACCATTATCTGTAAAAAAAGTAATTGAACATTTGAATTATTTTATTGTGGAAAATGAAAAATCTGCAAGAAGGTTTATAAAAAAAATTACACCATCAAAATCACAGCCATCTTTAGAGTTACGTTTGTTAGATAAATATTCTGATGAATTTGAAACACAAAACTATTTAGATATTTGTGAAGAAGGCGTTTCAGTAGGGTTGTTATCAGAGGCTGGAGTTCCTGCTGTTGCTGATCCAGGAGCAAGTATTGTAAAGTTAGCACACCAAAAAGGAATTCAAGTAGTTCCGTTAGTCGGACCTTCTTCTATTTTAATGGCAATGATGGCTTCAGGAATGAATGGCCAAAATTTTGCATTTAATGGTTATCTGCCTATTGACAAGGGAGATCGAAAAAAAGCGATTAAAGAATTAGAGCGTTTTTCTAAAGATAAAAATCAATCACAAATGTTTATTGAAACTCCTTATAGGAATGAAAAGATGTTAGATGATTTAAGAGCGGTCTTATCACCAGAAACGAGAGTTTGTGTTGCTTGTGATATTACATTGCCTTCAGAATATATTAAAACATTATCGGTGAAAGAATGGAAAAAGACTAAGACCGATTTACACAAAAGACCCACAATTTTTATAATTCATAAATAA
- a CDS encoding lysophospholipid acyltransferase family protein — MKLLVFVIVYPLIWILSILPMRILYILSDFFRFIIFNVVGYRKKVIVQNIKMAFPEKTDKEVRSLSKKFQKHFIDLVFESIKSFTISQKAIQKRYIYKNIEVINKLANEGKSIILTGSHQGNWELSFGLPLEAEISCYGAYTRIQNPYFEKAIKSSRTKFGFDGVPTGLFNKKLEERVKDGIQSLYILLSDQSPQLKRTRYWAKFLNQKVPVHTGMEILAKKYDFSIVNMNTTKVKRGYYTTEFELITSTPKDYENFEITDKYLKITEEHIRKQPEYYLWTHKRFKHKDKYEDWLKNRKKAQ, encoded by the coding sequence ATGAAACTACTCGTTTTTGTCATTGTATATCCACTTATATGGATACTGTCTATTCTCCCAATGAGAATATTATATATACTATCTGATTTTTTCCGTTTTATCATATTTAACGTTGTCGGTTACCGTAAGAAAGTAATCGTTCAAAACATTAAAATGGCATTCCCAGAAAAAACAGACAAAGAAGTTCGCTCATTATCAAAAAAATTTCAAAAGCATTTTATCGATTTAGTTTTTGAAAGTATCAAATCCTTTACAATTTCCCAAAAAGCAATTCAAAAACGATACATCTATAAAAACATAGAGGTAATTAACAAATTAGCTAATGAAGGCAAGAGTATTATTCTTACAGGTTCTCACCAAGGTAACTGGGAACTTTCTTTTGGACTTCCTCTTGAGGCGGAAATTAGCTGCTATGGTGCATATACAAGAATTCAAAACCCATATTTTGAAAAGGCTATCAAATCATCAAGAACTAAATTTGGTTTCGATGGAGTACCTACAGGTTTATTTAACAAGAAACTAGAAGAACGCGTAAAAGACGGTATTCAAAGTTTATATATTTTGCTAAGCGATCAATCTCCTCAGTTAAAAAGAACAAGATATTGGGCTAAATTTCTAAATCAAAAAGTTCCAGTTCATACAGGGATGGAAATTTTAGCTAAAAAATACGATTTCTCTATTGTAAATATGAATACTACCAAAGTAAAACGTGGGTATTATACTACTGAATTCGAACTAATCACTTCAACTCCTAAAGATTATGAGAATTTCGAAATCACTGATAAGTATTTAAAAATCACAGAAGAACATATTAGAAAACAGCCTGAATATTATTTATGGACTCATAAGCGTTTCAAGCACAAAGACAAATATGAAGACTGGTTAAAGAACAGAAAAAAAGCTCAATAA
- a CDS encoding rhomboid family intramembrane serine protease gives MNRVVLILIIANVLISYRGFNDYSFFDKYKFQIGRIQAGEKLRMISSGFLHVDWMHLIFNMYALYLFGGLVLLHFSTIHFLVIYLAGLLGGSMYSFIQHKKEYYYSAVGASGAVSGVMFAAVMLYPDKTYSFIFFPFFDFPAYLLGIGYLIYSIYGMKKNIGNIGHSAHLGGAIGGYAVTLLLKPYLLSEEPLIILIMGAIIGGLLLFGDQLKLKK, from the coding sequence ATGAATAGAGTTGTTTTAATACTCATTATAGCGAATGTTTTAATTTCTTATAGAGGATTTAATGATTATTCCTTTTTTGATAAGTACAAATTTCAAATTGGAAGAATTCAAGCAGGGGAAAAGCTGAGAATGATTAGTTCTGGTTTTTTGCATGTAGATTGGATGCATTTAATTTTTAATATGTATGCCTTGTATTTGTTTGGAGGATTGGTGCTTTTACATTTTAGTACGATCCATTTCTTAGTAATATACTTAGCAGGATTGTTAGGAGGAAGTATGTATTCGTTTATTCAACATAAAAAAGAATATTATTATAGTGCAGTAGGGGCGTCTGGTGCGGTTTCTGGAGTTATGTTTGCAGCAGTCATGTTGTATCCAGATAAAACGTATAGTTTTATCTTTTTTCCTTTTTTTGATTTTCCAGCCTATCTATTAGGAATAGGATATTTGATTTATTCTATTTACGGAATGAAAAAGAATATAGGTAATATTGGACACTCTGCCCATTTAGGTGGTGCTATTGGTGGATATGCAGTGACTTTATTATTGAAGCCTTATTTACTTTCAGAAGAACCATTGATTATTTTAATTATGGGGGCTATTATTGGAGGATTACTACTTTTTGGAGATCAGCTAAAATTGAAGAAGTGA
- a CDS encoding GNAT family N-acetyltransferase, which yields MNIQFKPIVKEDISTILPLLKIINTTTPHDILEKRILDMVTCSNYECVGAYDDQKLIGISGLWYSHRHYVGKSVEPDHVIIDESYRGNNIGKRFFEWIYQYTKEKGCEAIELNTYTGNRKSHKFYYNEGFEIYGFHFVKVLRDDNTFY from the coding sequence ATGAATATTCAATTTAAACCAATCGTAAAGGAAGATATTAGCACTATACTTCCTTTATTAAAGATTATTAATACTACCACTCCTCATGACATATTAGAAAAACGCATTCTTGATATGGTAACATGTTCAAATTACGAATGTGTTGGTGCATATGATGATCAGAAACTTATTGGAATTTCTGGGTTATGGTATAGTCACCGTCATTATGTAGGTAAAAGTGTAGAACCAGATCATGTTATTATTGATGAGTCTTATAGAGGTAATAATATTGGAAAACGTTTTTTTGAATGGATCTATCAATATACCAAAGAAAAAGGTTGTGAAGCCATTGAACTAAACACCTATACAGGAAATCGAAAATCACATAAATTTTATTATAACGAGGGTTTTGAAATTTATGGTTTTCATTTTGTTAAAGTATTGAGAGACGACAATACTTTTTATTAA
- a CDS encoding MBL fold metallo-hydrolase yields the protein MRKIQILFTLLSLFTIVTYGQNKEVKITKEKLTEHIYVLKGRGGNIGLFVGEQEVFMIDDQFAPLSEKILKAIRTISDKPLKYLVNTHWHGDHTGGNTNMQKEGAIIVSHENVRKRMGTEQVVWGKKRPASPKEALPVITFSDDMRFYMDNEEIYITHVHNAHTDGDALVYFTTSNVLHVGDTYFQGKFPYIDLGSGGSIDGYIKGIEKMLLLSDDDTKIIPGHGNVTSKKELKSYLKMLQGLKDNVVKAIKEGKTLEEVKSDVSITKAFKEYSGWITEERIRETIYKSLKEAKM from the coding sequence ATGAGAAAAATTCAAATACTATTCACATTACTTTCTTTATTTACCATTGTAACATATGGTCAGAATAAAGAAGTGAAAATTACTAAGGAGAAATTAACTGAGCATATATATGTGTTAAAAGGTAGGGGAGGAAATATTGGACTTTTTGTAGGAGAACAAGAAGTATTTATGATAGATGATCAATTTGCTCCATTGTCAGAAAAAATTTTAAAAGCAATTAGAACTATTTCAGATAAACCTTTAAAATATTTGGTAAATACGCATTGGCATGGAGATCATACAGGAGGAAATACCAATATGCAAAAGGAGGGAGCTATTATTGTATCCCATGAAAACGTTAGAAAACGTATGGGGACTGAGCAAGTAGTATGGGGGAAAAAGAGACCAGCTTCTCCTAAAGAAGCATTACCGGTAATTACTTTTTCAGATGATATGCGATTTTATATGGACAATGAAGAAATATATATAACCCATGTACACAATGCACATACAGATGGGGATGCTTTGGTGTATTTTACAACAAGTAATGTATTGCATGTTGGGGATACTTATTTTCAAGGAAAGTTTCCATATATAGATTTAGGTTCTGGAGGAAGTATAGATGGATATATAAAAGGAATAGAAAAAATGTTGTTGTTATCGGATGATGATACTAAAATAATCCCTGGACATGGAAATGTAACTTCAAAAAAAGAGTTGAAATCGTATTTGAAAATGTTACAAGGATTAAAAGATAATGTTGTAAAAGCTATTAAAGAAGGAAAAACTTTAGAAGAAGTTAAAAGTGATGTTTCTATAACAAAAGCATTTAAAGAGTATAGTGGTTGGATTACAGAAGAACGAATTCGAGAAACGATTTATAAAAGTTTGAAGGAAGCAAAAATGTAA
- a CDS encoding response regulator transcription factor, translating to MKVYLVDDHPIVIDGYKALLKAHGINVVGFSTTGQDLIDWLENNFCDILILDLQMPYFSGLDVLKYLNEKNSRVKVIIVTSYGDAAIIQKVINLGARGYILKDEASDCIVKAIRDVNNGKTYFSEYVRDAIIDLQLETSEEVLITDVLSKKETEVLKFLIEGFDTDAICEEMEIKPTTLRSYKERIRKNLGVNNNIQMALVAVKHKAQLFLKKKS from the coding sequence ATGAAAGTGTACCTGGTAGATGACCATCCAATAGTAATTGATGGTTATAAAGCCCTTCTTAAAGCTCATGGTATAAATGTCGTCGGATTCTCAACTACAGGTCAGGATTTAATTGATTGGTTAGAAAATAACTTCTGCGACATTCTGATTCTTGATTTGCAGATGCCTTATTTTTCTGGTTTAGATGTTCTAAAATATTTAAATGAGAAGAATAGCAGAGTAAAAGTTATTATAGTTACAAGCTATGGAGATGCAGCTATAATTCAAAAAGTCATTAACCTTGGAGCGAGAGGGTATATATTAAAAGATGAAGCAAGTGATTGCATTGTAAAAGCAATTAGAGATGTCAATAACGGAAAGACTTACTTTTCTGAATATGTTCGTGACGCAATAATTGATTTGCAACTAGAAACTTCAGAAGAGGTATTAATTACAGATGTACTTTCTAAGAAGGAAACGGAAGTATTAAAATTTTTAATTGAAGGTTTTGATACTGATGCTATTTGTGAAGAGATGGAAATCAAACCTACAACTCTTAGAAGTTACAAAGAGCGCATTCGTAAAAACTTAGGTGTAAATAATAATATTCAAATGGCTTTAGTTGCTGTAAAGCATAAAGCACAGTTATTTTTAAAGAAAAAATCTTAG
- a CDS encoding primase-helicase family protein: MQPTIKDLKDKIFDVTNGGLDIIVSLYPQVNERSHFKIREGEKTASSSLKKLDDGIYILKDWGQSEKAKNAIQLYADFHGLEFVQALLQLAKNYQIPTSNQSQVNNASFKSIDLSAWDKDQEFDDNNFCFETKDFTEFELSTLGPFVDDKTCNKYNLFSLSWYAVKKEGKIKIVESTDTYPIFIFCFTNNKSKFYKILQPKCTDKQYRFFWKGKKSIDFVGGLKALESEFSKRKAQYEIELQDESKSAKAKLEKIDKVFLCSGERDALNMASLGYFVLWLNSETAELTTEQLKRIYNCSDELYNIPDLDETGKREGFSRALKYLDIKTIWLPNYLRNRRDWRGNPRKDLCDFFELNKNQKVKSVAKKVKTMIKTTYPMRFWDMAVNDKGRTTYTYNNVHALNFLYRNGFCRLNVEEDKDGFKFVYVNEHIVKEIKSIEVKDFVFDFLEKRNIETAIRNMMYNTTRLSDNQIAALPRVDLDFKSFDQTFQLFYFSNQFWKITKEGITPYTKNTHNKYVWRQQIIDQKVDKLYAKKIDNRSIKLEHNFFDIKKVEENYTIEVKEENCEFLNFLINISRIHWRKELEEGFKNEEEKQDYWKKNLFNISGDKLDQEEKLEQQAHLVNKLFTIGYLLHGYKQSSKAWAVYAIENEVVDDNESHGGSGKSLFLKALQIILDQKYIEARNNRIWEDKHLFEGVTKHTGYVLFDDANKEFKFNNLYSSITGPMNVNPKNNQPYTIPFNDAPKIAISSNYSLREADPSTTRRILFTAVSDYYHAESEIHPIKRDPKDDFGHELFRHWDDDQFNKVFNLFAQCVQFYLSVDEKINPPMNKIRLRNLQAEMGGTFIDWADDYLNNHLDIEFNKNAALEDIKSKKQALRNITSTKFVKKIKAWCEFNGHLFMPKAKTDSAGRIQKKNETGKREDFLFIERKEGVVDISAGGEPEELFT; encoded by the coding sequence ATGCAGCCAACTATAAAAGACTTAAAAGACAAAATTTTTGATGTAACCAATGGAGGTTTAGATATTATAGTTTCATTATATCCACAAGTTAATGAACGATCTCATTTTAAAATAAGAGAAGGGGAGAAGACGGCCAGTTCATCTTTGAAAAAATTAGATGATGGTATATATATCTTAAAGGATTGGGGACAATCAGAAAAAGCTAAAAATGCAATTCAATTATATGCTGACTTTCACGGATTAGAATTTGTCCAGGCATTACTACAATTAGCAAAGAACTATCAAATTCCAACATCAAACCAATCACAAGTTAATAATGCTAGTTTTAAAAGTATCGATTTAAGTGCATGGGATAAAGACCAAGAGTTTGATGATAATAACTTTTGTTTTGAAACCAAAGATTTTACCGAGTTCGAATTAAGTACTTTAGGTCCATTTGTAGATGATAAAACATGTAATAAATACAATCTATTCTCGCTATCCTGGTATGCAGTAAAAAAGGAAGGTAAAATCAAAATAGTAGAGTCAACAGATACCTACCCAATATTTATCTTTTGCTTCACCAATAATAAGAGTAAATTCTATAAAATCTTACAACCAAAATGCACTGATAAACAGTATAGGTTCTTTTGGAAAGGCAAAAAGTCTATTGATTTTGTTGGTGGATTAAAAGCTTTGGAATCTGAGTTTAGTAAAAGAAAAGCCCAATATGAAATTGAGCTACAAGATGAATCTAAATCAGCTAAGGCAAAATTAGAAAAGATAGATAAGGTCTTTTTATGTTCAGGAGAACGTGATGCATTAAATATGGCAAGCTTAGGGTATTTTGTTCTTTGGTTAAATTCTGAAACAGCAGAACTAACTACGGAACAATTAAAGAGAATTTACAATTGTTCGGATGAGTTATATAATATTCCTGATTTAGACGAAACGGGTAAGCGAGAAGGCTTTTCTAGAGCTTTAAAGTATTTAGATATCAAGACTATTTGGTTACCTAATTATTTAAGGAATAGAAGAGATTGGCGTGGGAATCCACGAAAGGATCTTTGTGATTTTTTTGAGTTGAATAAGAATCAAAAGGTAAAGAGTGTAGCCAAGAAAGTTAAAACCATGATAAAGACTACATATCCTATGAGGTTTTGGGATATGGCTGTAAATGATAAAGGAAGAACCACCTATACTTATAACAATGTACATGCTTTGAACTTTCTTTATCGAAATGGTTTTTGCAGGCTAAATGTAGAGGAAGATAAAGATGGATTTAAGTTTGTTTATGTAAACGAGCATATTGTAAAGGAGATTAAATCTATTGAAGTTAAGGATTTCGTTTTTGATTTTCTTGAAAAAAGAAACATAGAAACGGCTATTCGAAATATGATGTACAATACTACTCGTTTAAGTGATAATCAAATTGCCGCTTTACCTAGAGTTGATTTAGATTTTAAGAGTTTTGATCAAACTTTTCAATTGTTCTATTTTTCAAATCAGTTTTGGAAAATAACCAAAGAAGGGATTACTCCTTATACTAAGAATACGCACAATAAATATGTTTGGAGGCAGCAAATTATAGATCAAAAGGTAGATAAATTATATGCCAAGAAAATTGACAATCGGTCTATAAAACTAGAACACAACTTTTTTGATATAAAGAAAGTAGAGGAGAACTACACTATTGAAGTGAAAGAAGAGAATTGTGAGTTCCTTAATTTTCTCATCAATATTAGTCGAATTCACTGGAGAAAAGAGTTAGAAGAAGGATTTAAAAATGAAGAAGAAAAGCAGGATTATTGGAAGAAAAACTTATTTAATATTTCAGGTGATAAGTTAGATCAAGAGGAGAAGTTAGAGCAACAAGCACACTTGGTGAATAAACTTTTTACAATTGGTTATTTACTACATGGATACAAACAAAGTAGCAAAGCATGGGCGGTATATGCTATTGAGAATGAGGTTGTTGATGATAATGAAAGTCATGGTGGTAGCGGTAAATCTTTATTTCTGAAAGCACTCCAAATAATCCTTGATCAAAAGTACATTGAAGCAAGGAATAACCGTATTTGGGAAGATAAACATTTATTTGAAGGAGTAACGAAACATACGGGTTACGTGCTGTTTGATGATGCTAATAAAGAGTTTAAATTCAATAACCTTTATAGTTCCATCACAGGACCAATGAATGTTAACCCGAAAAACAATCAACCCTATACAATTCCTTTTAATGATGCTCCTAAAATTGCTATCTCGAGTAATTACTCTTTAAGAGAAGCAGACCCATCAACTACGAGACGTATTTTATTTACTGCAGTAAGTGATTACTATCATGCAGAAAGTGAAATTCATCCAATAAAACGAGATCCTAAAGATGATTTTGGACATGAACTATTTAGACATTGGGATGATGATCAGTTTAATAAAGTATTCAATCTTTTTGCTCAATGTGTTCAATTTTACTTAAGTGTTGATGAAAAGATTAATCCACCAATGAACAAAATTCGTTTAAGAAATCTTCAGGCAGAAATGGGAGGAACCTTTATCGATTGGGCGGATGATTATTTGAATAACCATTTAGATATAGAGTTTAATAAGAATGCTGCTTTGGAAGATATAAAATCTAAGAAGCAAGCATTAAGAAATATTACTTCAACCAAGTTTGTAAAGAAAATTAAAGCTTGGTGTGAGTTTAATGGACATTTATTTATGCCAAAGGCTAAAACGGATAGTGCCGGGAGAATTCAGAAGAAAAATGAAACAGGTAAGCGAGAAGATTTCCTTTTCATTGAAAGAAAAGAAGGAGTTGTAGATATCTCTGCGGGTGGTGAACCAGAAGAACTTTTCACTTAA